A stretch of Glandiceps talaboti chromosome 18, keGlaTala1.1, whole genome shotgun sequence DNA encodes these proteins:
- the LOC144449046 gene encoding uncharacterized protein LOC144449046 → MTTIGRLRCFFFVSLVVFGQWSTEIHSKPIKVIDSHNTVLEKDELEEVRSLINFKSRKNRSVYGEDSMFEEESVQLDRNSKEVSNWKELQNSLNKFEQIIKSMQKKRSKRSEQHVPTGPTKIPTPLNAITSENSEQNLDAHGLPAAEPGPTVKPHPVDSQEQGGQVTVKSVPVENVLLKLTPTQKLKITTKHMEGTAPLNHVKSVTLKAPTEKVQSLTQDSKGSIIQGEDQKDPIPSEEIQQPTIKPTPENITPAKLPALAPMISPEQVNGNGMENGEHPTQQVQMPKTVQATEKTLVADEVTNPIKKATESVAKHAADTAQSVTKTVTPCEGNNCIQVRVPTGRNKDALWALGSLTFLLLLLTGAVLYTGLWKKRHGKLKRWHKHDRRDSLSVAALLKRKPSKSSSNGYHSDTVQNGKKDLTNIVDGESSDDDYL, encoded by the exons ATGACAACCATAGGGAGGTTACGATGTTTCTTTTTCGTAAGCCTTGTCGTTTTTGGGCAGTGGAGTACAGAAATTCATAGTAAGCCCATAAAAGTCATCGACAGTCACAACACGGTGCTCGAGAAAGATGAACTTGAAGAAGTTCGGAGTTTGATTAACTTCAAGTCAAGGAAAAATCGTTCTGTCTATGGCGAGGACAGCATGTTTGAAGAG GAAAGTGTACAGTTAGATAGAAATAGCAAGGAGGTATCGAATTGGAAAGAATTACAGAACTCATTAAATAAATTTGAACAGATTATAAAATCTATGCAAAAAAAGAGATCAAAAAGGAGTGAGCAACATGTACCTACAGGTCCTACAAAAATCCCAACACCTTTAAATGCAATCACCAGTGAGAATTCTGAACAGAATTTAGATGCTCATGGTCTGCCAGCAGCTGAACCAGGTCCCACAGTAAAACCTCACCCAGTTGATAGCCAGGAACAGGGAGGTCAAGTAACAGTGAAATCAGTGCCTGTGGAAAACGTCCTACTGAAATTGACACCAACACAGAAACTAAAGatcacaacaaaacatatggaaGGAACAGCACCCCTAAATCATGTGAAAAGTGTCACCTTGAAAGCACCAACAGAAAAAGTACAATCACTTACACAAGACAGTAAAGGAAGTATCATTCAAGGTGAAGATCAAAAGGACCCTATTCCTTCAGAAGAAATTCAACAACCTACAATTAAACCTACTCCAGAGAACATTACACCAGCAAAATTACCTGCTCTAGCacctatgatttcacctgaACAAGTTAATGGAAATGGTATGGAAAATGGTGAGCATCCTACACAGCAAGTACAAATGCCTAAAACTGTTCAAGCAACAGAAAAAACTTTAGTTGCTGATGAAGTCACAAATCCAATCAAAAAGGCAACTGAGTCGGTTGCTAAACATGCCGCAGACACTGCACAGTCAGTGACAAAGACTGTGACACCATGTGAAGGCAATAATTGTATCCAAGTCCGTGTACCAACAGGAAGAAATAAGGATGCCTTGTGGGCATTGGGAAGTCTAACGTTTCTTCTCTTATTACTAACTGGTGCTGTGTTATACACTGGGCTATGGAAGAAAAGGCATGGGAAATTAAAGAGATGGCATAAACATGATAGAAGAGATTCATTAAGTGTTGCAG CTCTTTTGAAGAGGAAACCATCAAAGTCATCCAGCAATGGTTACCACAGTGACACAGTTCAGAATGGAAAGAAGGATCTGACAAACATTGTAGATGGAGAGTCTTCAGATGATGATTATCTTTGA